Part of the Osmerus eperlanus chromosome 22, fOsmEpe2.1, whole genome shotgun sequence genome, CTTGCTACGCAACGGTGCACTTTTGGATACAGTTGAAAACTGTTGTAAAAACATTACCATTGTGACCACGGAACTTCATTCCTGAGTGTTCGTTAGTGGAGGTGCCCTATTATGTCTCAGGTATGCCCCCTAATGGAGTTATGGAGGTACTACAGGAGGTTCTACAGCAAAACAAATAGGCCCTACGGTGATTTATGTGTTATCAAGTATTTtgagtattattattttttttgctgtaaCTTCAATTAAAAAGTGATATCTTCAGGAAAACATGATAGATATGATAGAGTGCACAATAATTTAAGAGGATGATTTAAGTGAATTCCTTCACACAGCTAGCCCTGTTTTCCACCAGTTTACAGTAGATACTCTCTTCCTGAGAAGGTTTGAGAGAGCCAACACTAAAATCAATCAGTTTCAGTGGAAAATCATCGTCTTTTCAGAATGAAAAGTTAGGAGTGACAACGTTAGTGGTGGCCTCTGTCCCCACATCGTGCCAGGAGGCCATGGGTTCTAGACGGTCAGAGGGCCCAGGAGGACCGGGGACAAGGTGGATGGGATGGGGGAAGAGACCGGGACCAGGCCCGTGACCATGGGCTGGGGGTCCTGGCTGGGcgtggggggcggggagggcttGTTGTAGCTCAGGTCCAGGATGTGCTTCTGGAGGTGCCGGATCCAGTCCTCCTGGACCGAGCGAGGCCCGTGGAACACCTCCTCGCAGAACCTTCCGGACAGGGTGTGAAAGAGGGTTCCGTTTAGTATCTATTGATATGATCCTTCACTTGAATCACTGGGTGTGTAGAAATGATGTGTTGTAAGTCGACCACAGGTTATAAAGGTTTCAAAGCTTCTGGAAGTTACCTCTGTGTTAAGTGTACTCTGATCTCTGAGTGGAGAGATGAAGGCCCAGACTAACCTGCACTTGAGGGAGTAGACTTTGCCCACCAACTTgaccaggggggagagagggggcctaggcagcagggcggggatgtTTCCTGAccgagagggctgctgggaattGGAGTCCCCTTCTCCGTCCTCCGTGTGGACGGGCGTCTTAAGAGGACGCCGGTCAAAACCTGGAGAttggagaaaaaaagaatgtACTGGAGATCAAGTTTGTCAGTGtcagtttgtgtgggtgtgtgtttgtgcgcgtgtgtccaCTCTCACCTCTAGGCGAGCGCACGTTGAGGTCACCCCGGCCGGTCTGCATTtggttgtgtgtcagtgtgtgcttgtggcccatgtgtgtgttgtgggaacGCTCCTGGGAGGCTTTGGACGACCCCGCAGCGACCCCCGCCACCTCCCGGCCTGCCCGGCGCCCCAGCTGAAGCCCCACGGCCTTCTGGGAACCCGAGGGTACAGACTCGGATTTCATCgacggaggagggaggtgggccaGCCTCTGGAGAAGGGAGGAAAAAAGGGTTCGAAAGAAGGATTCATCCACATGCAGTACGTCATGCCTTTGAGGCTGAATATGTACCGCAGTTCAAATGCGGTTTATTTTACCTCAGAGTTTGCACTGTGCAAATTATACAGCACCGTGCCTAAAGTCTGAGGCACAATTAAAACATTTACAAATGAAGCATAAACACAGAAGACCAAAATATAAATATGTGCGATACAACATTCATGTCCAAAAAAATCTTGGGAATTCTACACTGCTCTGTGTTTTTTATTAGTAATTTCCAGTCCCTCGTGTCCGTTGGAACCTGAAGCGACCAGCGAGGCCTCACCTTCTTGATGTACAGGTCTCCCACGCGGTAGCGCCGGGTGATCTCCGCCACCTTGGCCGGCTCCCTCTGGATCCACTGGGTGAGGATCTCGATGGGGGAGCCCTTCACGCCCTCGCCCTTCTCCACCACGCCCAGCTGCCGCAGGTGGGCGCGTGCGTGGCTGGCCAGCGCCTTGCGGTTCTCAAAGTCGAAGCCGCACAGCTCGCAGCACGCGTCCGCCGCTGTTTGGGGGgcaaggagagaaaagggaggttTAATGCTTGGTAGGTGACAAGTAGAGTGGGGGAAGGAGGTTGAGAGTTGATGATTTGATGCTATTTGGAAGGGGGGTGATAAGAGATGGATATAGCCCAGTACGGGATAGGTGTAGCTAATGGTAGAccatctgactgcagatcaaggggtggcaggttcaaatccccccctgtACATCTTTTGTTAGGTCATACATCTATGCTGTTAATTCGGACAATCCAAGTCCATGTACAGTTCTTAGTTTTATACATTTTTTAAGATACTTCCTACTTTGTTTGGTCCCTTGGTTACATATCATAAACACCTATGTAGGTCAGACATGTTGTTGAGGGTCAGCCGCCTTAAATCACTCGATATCTGACACTACTGCTACGGCTGCTACGATCTGCAAATAGAAGCGCTAACACCTCTAGCTTTACACTAGCGTTTAGCGCAGCTTACCAGCATGGGAGGCCGAGCTTTTATCCGGAGAGGGCTTCTCCTTGAGGGAGAAGTCTAGGGGAGGGGTGATCGTCTTGGGGGAAGGCCGCTCCAAGGAGAGCCCGTCTGGGGACCTTTTGGGAACCTGGGGGGCCCACGAGGCCTGGATCCAGGCCGGGCCGGGGCCGCCGTGGACGGGCTCCCTCTTGACGTCCCCCTTCAGCATGACCTCCTGGAGGGTGTCGATGGGAGACTCGTTGAGGGACCAGGTGACGCCCAGCTGGCGGAGGTGGGAGCGAGCGTGACAGGAGAGGGCCTTGCGGCTGTCGAAGAACTGGCCGCAGAACTCGCAGGGGATTATGGGGATGGCCGACAGGTCGGAGGCTGAGCGtacagaggaggaacagagagagacagagagagacaaaggagagaaagagtgagaaagtagagagagagagagagagagagagagagagagagagagagagagagagagagagagagagagagagagagagagagacagagacagagagagtaaagagaggTTTTGGAAGAGATGAGCGGAGAAGGGATAGGAATGAGTGTCAAAATAATAGCTAGTTGTCATTTAAGAGGTGGGAAAACAATGATTTGATGCAGCGTTGGTTGAAATGGAACATTTCAAAGGAACGGTTTAAATGGAACATTtcaaagaaaagaatgaaaaaaaTCATCTAAAAAAAACAGAATGATAACCACAGAGTTTGGAAAAATGCCTTGTCTACAGCTACAGCTGAGACTTCCTGTACCTGAGGTATTGAGGGACTGAGTGCTACCAGAAGGGCTTGACCAccgctgagagggagagacagtcttGCAACCCTCCAGCTCATCCAGAGTCCCGACATCAGACACCTGGACTTCCACAGGCTCAGGTTTGGGCACGGCTAGCCTGGAGCCTTTCTTCGCCCGGGGCCCGCGGACCTCAGTTCTGGGGGGGCCCTCAGGGGACCCAACCGGGGTAGGGGCCGGAGCAGGCGCCGGGGAGCTAGCTTTAGCGCCGACGGGGTTCGCGGCTGCTAACACGCCGCTGCTGACTAGCTGTTGGACGGTGTCGATGGCGGAGGCTTTCCCCAGGAGGTCAGTGACGCCCAGCTGGCGAAGGTGGGAGCGTGAGTGGCTGGCCAGGCCCTTGCGGTTCTCAAACTCCTCCCCGCAGAGGATGCAGGTGAAGACCTTGGCTGGTGCTGCAGTGCCTGAGAAAACGACAGAGAACGAGATTTGAATCAACTTGTA contains:
- the LOC134009013 gene encoding protein Wiz-like isoform X1 is translated as MSTATDTKASSGPVMCEVCGTYFESRRGLSSHARLHLRQLGVTLSETSGAPISLLYRIVQERDGSLPDHLLTPPLSATTSTKKVTAKEKRSSSSSKPVAKVATPPKPKTASQGSPVAAALKGSPPTSSPPATKANPPPSSVSPFLLPSLPIKALEAKITVPRTSTPSAKPLWAPQETDAPLTLAMNSNDEVHVCQLCGAWYETRKGLASHARAHLRQFGVTENTETRGGPIELLHQIMDAEDLKPIGSGGKQDAPNQHTPTKSSVKRPSGSSPAGQGATPKGSPSSPLPPTRKRPKLSGMDGGLAHDYMFSSGTAAPAKVFTCILCGEEFENRKGLASHSRSHLRQLGVTDLLGKASAIDTVQQLVSSGVLAAANPVGAKASSPAPAPAPTPVGSPEGPPRTEVRGPRAKKGSRLAVPKPEPVEVQVSDVGTLDELEGCKTVSPSQRWSSPSGSTQSLNTSASDLSAIPIIPCEFCGQFFDSRKALSCHARSHLRQLGVTWSLNESPIDTLQEVMLKGDVKREPVHGGPGPAWIQASWAPQVPKRSPDGLSLERPSPKTITPPLDFSLKEKPSPDKSSASHAAADACCELCGFDFENRKALASHARAHLRQLGVVEKGEGVKGSPIEILTQWIQREPAKVAEITRRYRVGDLYIKKRLAHLPPPSMKSESVPSGSQKAVGLQLGRRAGREVAGVAAGSSKASQERSHNTHMGHKHTLTHNQMQTGRGDLNVRSPRVHSFFLQSPGFDRRPLKTPVHTEDGEGDSNSQQPSRSGNIPALLPRPPLSPLVKLVGKVYSLKCRFCEEVFHGPRSVQEDWIRHLQKHILDLSYNKPSPPPTPSQDPQPMVTGLVPVSSPIPSTLSPVLLGPLTV
- the LOC134009013 gene encoding protein Wiz-like isoform X2, yielding MSTATDTKASSGPVMCEVCGTYFESRRGLSSHARLHLRQLGVTLSETSGAPISLLYRIVQERDGSLPDHLLTPPLSATTSTKKVTAKEKRSSSSSKPVAKVATPPKPKTASQGSPVAAALKGSPPTSSPPATKANPPPSSVSPFLLPSLPIKALEAKITVPRTSTPSAKPLWAPQETDAPLTLAMNSNDEVHVCQLCGAWYETRKGLASHARAHLRQFGVTENTETRGGPIELLHQIMDAEDLKPIGSGGKQDAPNQHTPTKSSVKRPSGSSPAGQGATPKGSPSSPLPPTRKRPKLSGMDGGLAHDYMFSSGTAAPAKVFTCILCGEEFENRKGLASHSRSHLRQLGVTDLLGKASAIDTVQQLVSSGVLAAANPVGAKASSPAPAPAPTPVGSPEGPPRTEVRGPRAKKGSRLAVPKPEPVEVQVSDVGTLDELEGCKTVSPSQRWSSPSGSTQSLNTSASDLSAIPIIPCEFCGQFFDSRKALSCHARSHLRQLGVTWSLNESPIDTLQEVMLKGDVKREPVHGGPGPAWIQASWAPQVPKRSPDGLSLERPSPKTITPPLDFSLKEKPSPDKSSASHAAADACCELCGFDFENRKALASHARAHLRQLGVVEKGEGVKGSPIEILTQWIQREPAKVAEITRRYRVGDLYIKKRLAHLPPPSMKSESVPSGSQKAVGLQLGRRAGREVAGVAAGSSKASQERSHNTHMGHKHTLTHNQMQTGRGDLNVRSPRGFDRRPLKTPVHTEDGEGDSNSQQPSRSGNIPALLPRPPLSPLVKLVGKVYSLKCRFCEEVFHGPRSVQEDWIRHLQKHILDLSYNKPSPPPTPSQDPQPMVTGLVPVSSPIPSTLSPVLLGPLTV